From Streptomyces sp. NBC_00370, a single genomic window includes:
- a CDS encoding family 78 glycoside hydrolase catalytic domain translates to MTAVGPRRGRRRRLAVLSAFAATALAVPTVASAQPPSRHGADGTTLAPAGLRADGRASGALLDVARPAFAWTVRDTGRAEAQTAYEIRVQPRSSGKADRVPDGWDSGRVRSADSTNVRYAGPALISDHTYTWSVRTWNKEGKASPWSAASSFDTGLLNASDWSAWWLRADDGALTRSDFDLTKPVARARLHLGAQGIVEPHVNGARVNPAEVLDSSVTDYNSRVLYRSLDVTRQLRTGHNTLALMAGKGQYGGAPVIVAQLDVTYTDGTTAAFGTGPDTKTTAGPVTADDFWNGEAYDARKLPAGWDTAGFDDASWPAAHALFPVAHDRSLAQGKPVTSLDTTTTAGWSPAALTDGVDASTDNSEGYHSAIESAPDVTKWVQTDLGSSQKLRRVTLFPARPTNDTGGDFVGAGFPVRYKVQVGDDPTFATATTLVDRTGADQPNPGTTPVVVPADTTGRYIRVTATKLPCIGTSCTFRLAELGAYGEHPTTALDAMTALQADVTPPTRVVQTYKPVKETTLANGRRVYDFGQNRTGWTTLQAAAPAGTTVDIKQGEILDANGEVSTANISFSASDPPRQTNHYTFSGAGQESYTPHFTYAGFRYAEISGLPAGAKVTVAAQAVHTDVPAAGSFSTSDPLLNQIQGAVTQTQLNGLQSIPVDCPTRERHGWLGDAGDTDQEAMSNFDMQSFYDKWFGDIRTSANADGSLPSVAPANGGQNSWATDPAWGNAYPQIIWDSYVQYGTTKPITDNYRQVKAWVDYLATISDSDHVVVHSPTTWGDDWLSTVSTPHSYFQTAFYYLDATLLAKMAAVTGDKADATHYTDVAAQVKSGFLKRYFNASTDVFGNGSQLSYAMPLVLGLVPAGHEQTALNRLVQDIGAHNNHVTTGFVGTSYVFQALGKYGRNDVALALAQRKDEPSFGYMVTQGPGTIWEKWNNSSAPDGTSSKDHIGLAGSIGQWYYQQLAGIQAGDTGSGFSTLTLAPSVVGDLTHVTASQQTVRGKVESSWKRDGSTLTYHAVIPVGATATVKLPLLGGAGSTVRESGRTIYDAGRHPQSDPGLSVGKATDRTLNLTAGSGDYTFTVSAPRTPVSHLTVTAGHSTPVKAGTSGDVNVVIEGASTASGSAELGARVPAGWSVSATPASIPLTPAPTETLGTVHIGVPADAKSGDYAVPVTVRAPDGTVATSEVRISVFGSWPAGTTATASTFHAPNEVGGATRTYDPANATDGNTATFWNDDNQNAFPDSLTVTSPTAVTLDSVALVSHPDGVPTDFTVQTWDGSQWTTEATVEGNSAPDLRIPFNDPVTTTQVRVVITGTQDGWSRVAELAP, encoded by the coding sequence ATGACCGCAGTCGGACCTCGGAGAGGGCGCCGCAGACGTCTCGCGGTGCTCTCCGCGTTCGCCGCGACAGCCCTGGCCGTCCCCACTGTCGCCTCGGCCCAGCCACCGTCCCGGCACGGAGCCGACGGAACGACGCTCGCCCCTGCCGGCCTGCGCGCGGACGGGCGGGCGTCCGGCGCCCTGCTCGACGTCGCGCGGCCGGCCTTCGCCTGGACGGTCCGCGACACGGGCCGCGCCGAGGCGCAGACCGCGTACGAGATCCGCGTCCAGCCCCGTTCGTCGGGCAAGGCCGACCGGGTGCCCGACGGCTGGGACTCCGGCCGGGTCCGTTCGGCCGACTCCACGAATGTGCGCTACGCCGGGCCCGCGCTGATCAGTGACCACACCTACACCTGGTCGGTCAGGACCTGGAACAAGGAGGGCAAGGCCTCCCCCTGGTCCGCCGCCTCCTCCTTCGACACCGGACTGCTCAACGCCTCCGACTGGTCGGCCTGGTGGCTGCGCGCCGACGACGGCGCCCTCACCCGCAGCGACTTCGACCTGACGAAGCCGGTCGCCCGCGCCCGGCTCCACCTCGGCGCGCAGGGCATCGTGGAACCGCACGTCAACGGCGCACGGGTGAATCCGGCCGAAGTACTGGACTCCTCGGTCACCGACTACAACTCCCGTGTCCTCTACCGTTCGTTGGACGTCACCCGGCAGCTCCGCACGGGGCACAACACCCTCGCGCTGATGGCGGGCAAGGGCCAGTACGGCGGTGCACCGGTGATCGTGGCGCAGCTCGACGTCACGTACACCGACGGCACCACGGCGGCCTTCGGTACCGGCCCTGACACGAAAACCACCGCGGGCCCGGTCACCGCTGACGACTTCTGGAACGGCGAGGCGTACGACGCCCGCAAGCTCCCGGCCGGCTGGGACACCGCCGGGTTCGACGACGCGTCCTGGCCCGCGGCACACGCGCTGTTCCCGGTCGCCCACGACAGGAGCCTGGCCCAGGGCAAGCCGGTGACCTCGTTGGACACCACGACCACGGCCGGCTGGTCGCCCGCCGCGCTCACCGACGGTGTCGACGCGTCGACCGACAACTCGGAGGGCTACCACTCCGCGATCGAGTCGGCGCCGGACGTCACCAAGTGGGTGCAGACCGACCTCGGTTCGAGCCAGAAGCTGCGCAGGGTCACCCTCTTCCCCGCGCGGCCCACCAACGACACGGGCGGTGACTTCGTCGGCGCCGGCTTCCCCGTCCGCTACAAGGTCCAGGTCGGTGACGACCCGACGTTCGCCACGGCGACCACCCTCGTCGACCGCACCGGGGCCGACCAGCCGAACCCCGGCACCACGCCGGTGGTGGTCCCGGCCGACACCACCGGCCGCTACATCCGGGTGACCGCCACCAAGCTCCCCTGCATCGGCACCAGTTGCACCTTCCGGCTCGCCGAACTCGGCGCGTACGGCGAGCACCCCACGACCGCCCTCGACGCGATGACCGCGCTCCAGGCCGATGTGACGCCGCCGACGCGGGTCGTCCAGACGTACAAGCCGGTCAAGGAGACCACCCTGGCGAACGGCCGGCGCGTCTACGACTTCGGCCAGAACCGCACCGGCTGGACCACTCTCCAGGCCGCCGCACCGGCCGGCACCACCGTCGACATCAAGCAGGGCGAAATACTCGACGCGAACGGCGAGGTGTCGACGGCCAACATCAGCTTCAGCGCGTCCGACCCGCCCCGGCAGACCAACCACTACACCTTCAGCGGAGCCGGACAGGAGTCGTACACCCCGCACTTCACCTACGCGGGGTTCCGCTACGCCGAGATCAGCGGGCTGCCCGCCGGCGCGAAGGTCACGGTGGCGGCGCAGGCCGTGCACACCGACGTACCGGCGGCGGGTTCGTTCAGCACCTCCGACCCGCTGCTCAACCAGATCCAGGGCGCGGTCACCCAGACCCAACTCAACGGCCTGCAGTCCATCCCGGTGGACTGCCCGACGCGCGAGCGGCACGGCTGGCTGGGTGACGCGGGCGACACCGACCAGGAGGCGATGAGCAACTTCGACATGCAGTCGTTCTACGACAAGTGGTTCGGCGACATCCGCACGAGCGCCAACGCCGACGGCAGCCTCCCGTCCGTCGCGCCCGCCAACGGCGGCCAGAACTCCTGGGCCACCGACCCTGCGTGGGGCAACGCGTACCCGCAGATCATCTGGGACTCCTACGTCCAGTACGGGACCACCAAGCCGATCACCGACAACTACCGCCAGGTCAAGGCCTGGGTCGACTATCTGGCGACGATCAGCGACAGCGACCATGTCGTCGTCCACTCCCCGACCACCTGGGGCGACGACTGGCTGTCCACCGTCAGCACACCGCACAGCTACTTCCAGACCGCCTTCTACTACCTCGACGCGACGCTGCTGGCGAAGATGGCCGCGGTGACCGGCGACAAGGCCGACGCCACGCACTACACCGACGTGGCCGCCCAGGTGAAGTCCGGCTTCCTCAAGCGGTACTTCAACGCGTCGACCGACGTCTTCGGCAACGGCTCGCAGCTCTCGTACGCGATGCCGCTGGTGCTCGGTCTGGTCCCGGCGGGACACGAGCAGACCGCGCTGAACCGGCTGGTCCAGGACATCGGCGCGCACAACAACCATGTCACCACCGGCTTCGTCGGCACCAGCTACGTGTTCCAGGCGCTCGGCAAGTACGGCCGCAACGACGTGGCGCTGGCCCTGGCACAGCGCAAGGACGAGCCGAGCTTCGGCTACATGGTCACCCAGGGACCCGGCACCATCTGGGAGAAGTGGAACAACTCCTCGGCCCCCGACGGCACTTCGTCCAAGGACCACATCGGTCTCGCCGGCTCGATCGGCCAGTGGTACTACCAGCAGCTCGCCGGGATCCAGGCCGGTGACACCGGCTCCGGCTTCAGCACCCTCACACTGGCGCCGAGTGTCGTCGGTGACCTGACCCACGTCACGGCCTCGCAGCAGACCGTGCGCGGCAAGGTCGAAAGCTCCTGGAAACGCGACGGCAGCACCCTGACGTACCACGCCGTCATACCGGTCGGCGCGACCGCCACCGTCAAACTGCCGCTGCTGGGAGGCGCGGGATCCACCGTCCGCGAGAGCGGCCGTACGATTTACGACGCCGGCCGGCACCCGCAGTCCGACCCCGGGCTGAGCGTCGGCAAGGCCACCGACCGGACACTCAACCTGACGGCGGGCTCCGGCGATTACACCTTCACCGTCAGCGCCCCGCGGACGCCGGTCAGCCATCTCACGGTGACAGCCGGCCACTCGACGCCGGTCAAGGCGGGCACCTCCGGCGACGTCAATGTGGTGATCGAGGGTGCGTCCACCGCGTCCGGATCCGCCGAACTCGGCGCCCGGGTACCCGCCGGGTGGTCCGTCTCGGCCACCCCGGCGAGCATCCCGCTGACCCCGGCGCCGACCGAGACCCTCGGCACCGTGCATATCGGCGTGCCGGCCGATGCCAAGAGCGGCGACTACGCGGTGCCGGTGACCGTACGGGCCCCGGACGGCACGGTCGCCACCAGCGAGGTGCGGATCTCGGTGTTCGGCAGTTGGCCGGCCGGCACCACGGCGACGGCGTCCACCTTCCACGCCCCCAACGAGGTGGGCGGCGCGACCCGTACGTACGACCCGGCGAACGCCACCGACGGCAACACCGCCACGTTCTGGAACGACGACAACCAGAACGCCTTCCCGGACAGCCTCACCGTCACCTCCCCGACAGCGGTGACGCTGGACAGCGTGGCCCTCGTCTCGCATCCGGACGGCGTGCCCACGGACTTCACCGTCCAGACGTGGGACGGGTCGCAGTGGACGACGGAGGCGACCGTGGAAGGCAACTCCGCACCGGACCTGCGGATCCCGTTCAACGATCCGGTGACCACGACCCAGGTGCGGGTGGTGATCACCGGAACCCAGGACGGCTGGAGCCGCGTGGCGGAACTCGCTCCCTGA
- a CDS encoding class II 3-deoxy-7-phosphoheptulonate synthase, with protein MTVSHTPTTPPPTASTPGSAHLPPAGWHPGSWQDRPAAQQPDWPDPRVLRRTTEALALQPPLVLPDEILGLRRELAGVAAGEGFLLQAGDCAERFASCTEDDVRGKLRVILQLAILLTFGAGLPVVKVGRIAGQFGKPRSRPTETVDGVELPAFRGDIVNGPEFTPEARRPDAERLLRGYHHSSAALNVLRALTLGGFADLDQVHAWNQEFVRRSAAGRRYEKAADDITWALRFMSACGVDTGAQPELHQARLYTSHEALLPHYEQALTRYDESRRAWFDTSAHLVWIGDRTRQLDGAHVELLSGIANPLGIKVGPSTAPDELRALCERLDPHRTPGRLVLISRMGAGRVGDLLPPLLRAVGDAGHLPVWTCDPMHGNTFVSDSGYKTRRLSDITAEVTDFFAAHAREGTHPGGVHLELTGDDVTECLGGDLDEVVDETLGTRYETACDPRLNAAQSLELAFRMGDILRAHLSGPA; from the coding sequence ATGACGGTGAGTCACACCCCCACGACACCACCACCGACCGCGTCCACGCCCGGCAGCGCACACCTGCCGCCGGCCGGCTGGCACCCCGGCTCCTGGCAGGACCGCCCCGCCGCCCAGCAGCCCGACTGGCCCGACCCGCGGGTACTGCGCCGGACGACGGAGGCACTCGCCCTCCAGCCGCCGCTCGTCCTGCCGGACGAGATCCTCGGCCTGCGCCGCGAGCTCGCCGGGGTCGCCGCCGGCGAGGGTTTCCTGCTGCAGGCGGGCGACTGCGCCGAGCGGTTCGCCTCCTGCACGGAGGACGACGTGCGGGGCAAGCTCCGGGTGATCCTCCAGCTCGCCATCCTGCTCACCTTCGGCGCCGGCCTGCCCGTGGTCAAGGTCGGCAGAATCGCCGGCCAGTTCGGCAAGCCGCGCAGCCGCCCCACCGAGACCGTCGACGGCGTGGAACTCCCCGCCTTCCGCGGTGACATCGTCAACGGCCCCGAGTTCACCCCGGAAGCACGGCGCCCCGACGCCGAACGCCTGCTGCGTGGCTACCACCACTCCTCGGCCGCGCTGAACGTCCTGCGGGCCCTGACCCTGGGCGGCTTCGCCGACCTCGACCAGGTCCACGCGTGGAACCAGGAGTTCGTCCGGCGAAGTGCCGCGGGCAGGCGCTACGAGAAGGCGGCCGACGACATCACGTGGGCGCTGCGGTTCATGTCCGCCTGCGGGGTGGACACCGGCGCCCAGCCGGAACTGCATCAGGCCCGGCTCTACACCTCGCACGAGGCTCTGCTGCCGCACTACGAGCAGGCGCTGACCCGCTACGACGAGAGCCGGCGCGCCTGGTTCGACACCAGCGCCCACCTGGTGTGGATCGGTGACCGGACCCGGCAACTCGACGGTGCGCACGTCGAGTTGCTGTCCGGCATCGCCAACCCCCTCGGGATCAAGGTGGGCCCTTCCACCGCACCGGACGAACTGCGCGCGCTGTGCGAACGCCTCGACCCGCACCGTACGCCCGGAAGGCTGGTGCTGATCAGCCGGATGGGCGCCGGACGCGTCGGCGACCTGCTGCCGCCACTGCTGCGCGCCGTCGGGGACGCGGGCCATCTGCCGGTGTGGACGTGCGACCCCATGCACGGCAACACCTTCGTCTCGGACAGCGGCTACAAGACCCGCCGACTGTCCGACATCACCGCCGAGGTCACCGACTTCTTCGCCGCGCACGCACGGGAGGGCACCCACCCCGGCGGCGTCCATCTGGAACTGACCGGTGACGACGTCACCGAGTGCCTCGGCGGCGACCTGGACGAAGTCGTCGACGAGACACTCGGCACCCGGTACGAGACCGCCTGCGATCCTCGTCTGAACGCGGCGCAGTCCCTGGAACTGGCCTTCCGCATGGGCGACATCCTGCGCGCCCATCTCAGCGGCCCCGCCTAG
- the trpC gene encoding indole-3-glycerol phosphate synthase TrpC → MSDILATLVSQAAEQTARRLAARPVPELTALAAAAPPPRDLAAALREPGLSVIAEMKPRSPSRGALTDDYRPAERARAYRDGGASAVSVLTHEDGFGGSPEHLPVARAESGLPVLRKDFIVDEYQILEARALGADAVLLIVAALSAPRLVELLGHARNLDMEALVETHNAEEVDTALAAGATVIGVNHRDLRDFSIDRTLSARLRSRVGPERVMVAESGVRDARDARELARAGVDAVLVGELLMRADDPGATIKELIA, encoded by the coding sequence ATGAGCGACATTCTCGCGACCCTGGTCAGCCAGGCCGCAGAGCAGACCGCGCGCCGCCTCGCCGCCCGCCCCGTCCCCGAGCTGACGGCACTGGCCGCCGCGGCCCCGCCGCCGCGGGACCTGGCCGCCGCCCTGCGGGAACCGGGCCTGTCCGTCATCGCCGAGATGAAACCGCGCAGCCCCTCCCGAGGAGCACTGACCGACGACTACCGGCCGGCGGAACGGGCCCGCGCCTACCGCGACGGCGGCGCGTCCGCCGTGTCGGTCCTGACCCACGAGGACGGTTTCGGCGGCAGCCCCGAACACCTGCCCGTGGCCCGCGCGGAGAGCGGACTGCCCGTCCTGCGCAAGGACTTCATCGTCGACGAGTACCAGATCCTGGAGGCCCGCGCTCTCGGCGCCGACGCGGTCCTGCTGATCGTGGCCGCGCTGTCCGCCCCGCGTCTCGTCGAACTCCTCGGCCACGCGCGGAACCTGGACATGGAGGCGCTGGTCGAGACACACAACGCCGAAGAGGTCGACACGGCGCTCGCCGCCGGGGCGACCGTCATCGGCGTCAACCACCGCGACCTGCGGGACTTCTCCATCGACCGGACGCTGTCCGCGCGGCTGCGCTCACGCGTGGGCCCCGAGCGGGTCATGGTCGCGGAGAGCGGCGTACGCGACGCGCGCGACGCCAGGGAACTGGCGCGGGCCGGAGTGGACGCGGTGCTGGTCGGGGAGCTGCTCATGCGAGCCGACGACCCCGGCGCCACGATCAAGGAGCTGATCGCATGA
- the trpD gene encoding anthranilate phosphoribosyltransferase: MIELLRAAARRPLTETEAAEAMRVIMRGEATPAQIAGLALALTVRGETVGELTGMATAAQEFATPVRLEGDVLDTCGTGGDGLNTFNISTAAAIVAAACGVRVAKHGNRSASSACGSADVLEELGVRIDLGPDEAAACLEEAGITFLFAPVFHPAFRHTAAPRRELGTRTVFNLLGPLCNPSGARLRTLGVPDAGLVEPMTEVLGRLGVTRALVFHSEDGMDELSTGAPAYVAELHDGKRTHYRFDPTALGLRPARPTDLTGGDRTANAAVIRGVLTGEPGPARDVVLLNTAAALRAAGTAGTWQDGVRLAAASVDTGAAAALLERWVRASRRTAALEVPA, translated from the coding sequence ATGATTGAGCTACTGCGGGCGGCCGCACGACGGCCCCTCACCGAGACCGAGGCCGCCGAGGCGATGCGGGTGATCATGCGCGGAGAGGCCACCCCGGCACAGATCGCCGGGCTCGCCCTGGCCTTGACCGTACGGGGCGAGACCGTCGGCGAACTGACCGGGATGGCCACCGCCGCCCAGGAGTTCGCCACCCCGGTACGGCTCGAAGGGGACGTGCTCGACACCTGCGGCACCGGGGGCGACGGCCTCAACACCTTCAACATCTCCACCGCCGCCGCGATCGTGGCCGCTGCGTGCGGCGTACGGGTCGCCAAGCACGGCAACCGCAGCGCCTCCTCCGCCTGCGGCAGCGCCGACGTGCTGGAGGAACTCGGCGTCCGCATCGACCTCGGCCCCGACGAGGCGGCCGCCTGCCTCGAAGAGGCCGGCATCACGTTCCTGTTCGCCCCCGTCTTCCACCCGGCCTTCCGGCACACCGCCGCACCCCGCCGTGAACTGGGCACCCGCACCGTCTTCAATCTGCTCGGACCGCTGTGCAACCCGTCGGGTGCCCGGCTGCGCACCCTGGGGGTGCCCGACGCCGGCCTCGTCGAGCCGATGACGGAAGTCCTCGGCCGCCTCGGCGTCACCCGTGCCCTGGTGTTCCACAGCGAGGACGGCATGGACGAACTGAGCACCGGCGCACCGGCGTACGTGGCCGAGCTGCACGACGGCAAGCGCACCCACTACCGCTTCGACCCCACAGCGCTCGGCCTGCGGCCGGCCCGGCCCACCGACCTCACCGGAGGCGACCGCACGGCCAACGCGGCCGTCATCCGGGGCGTGCTGACCGGCGAGCCGGGCCCCGCGCGCGACGTCGTCCTGCTCAACACGGCCGCCGCCCTGCGGGCCGCCGGCACGGCGGGCACCTGGCAGGACGGAGTGCGGCTCGCCGCCGCCTCCGTCGACACCGGAGCCGCTGCCGCCCTGCTGGAACGCTGGGTCCGCGCCTCGCGGCGTACCGCCGCGCTGGAGGTACCGGCATGA
- a CDS encoding anthranilate synthase component II, with the protein MTITGVPSTRRPRVAVIDNYDSFTYNLVHHVAEMGGAPTVFRNDAVTVAELARYDLLLISPGPCTPAEAGVSVEAVRALGGQLPILGVCLGHQCIAAAFGGSVVRGEPVHGKTSQVHHDGSGVLAGLPNPFTATRYHSLVVPEDSLPDELRAVARTADGTLMALSHRDQPTYGVQFHPESVLSPEGKQLIANFLESSDD; encoded by the coding sequence ATGACCATCACCGGCGTGCCGTCCACCCGGCGCCCCCGCGTCGCGGTGATCGACAACTACGACTCGTTCACGTACAACCTGGTGCACCACGTGGCCGAAATGGGGGGCGCTCCCACGGTGTTCCGCAACGACGCGGTCACCGTCGCCGAACTCGCCCGGTACGACCTGCTGTTGATCTCGCCGGGGCCGTGCACCCCCGCAGAGGCGGGCGTCTCGGTCGAAGCGGTCCGCGCTCTCGGCGGACAGCTGCCCATCCTCGGTGTGTGTCTCGGCCATCAGTGCATCGCAGCCGCCTTCGGCGGATCGGTGGTGCGCGGGGAGCCCGTGCACGGCAAGACGTCACAGGTGCACCATGACGGCAGCGGTGTACTCGCCGGCCTGCCGAACCCCTTCACGGCCACCCGCTACCACTCGCTCGTCGTCCCCGAGGACTCGCTGCCGGACGAACTGCGCGCGGTGGCCCGCACCGCGGACGGCACGCTCATGGCCCTCAGCCACCGTGACCAGCCCACCTACGGCGTGCAGTTCCACCCCGAGTCGGTCCTCAGCCCCGAGGGGAAGCAGCTGATCGCGAACTTCCTGGAGAGCAGCGATGATTGA
- a CDS encoding anthranilate synthase component I family protein has product MITHLTEEAAVTAEAARATLPDRATAAELGRTYDVVPLHQEFLADVMSPVTAYAQLCGPDEPGFLLESVPVSGGVARYSYVGHRPVLLDLPDGDPLSALRRRLAASEAPVPGLPPFHGGVVGHLGYESACHFEALPVADGPSPGLPESAFLAVEDLVVFDHATRRILLITLHRPAHESYDDAVARLGELSRRLRATAPSAGFTGRPLDRTGETPESDTAGWTANLTEREFAERVERARAYIAAGDAFQIVLSRRLSRPLRAAPLDLYRHLRATNPSPYMYHLSLGEGRHVIGASPELLVKAEGRRVETRPLAGTRPRHPDPAADAELERELLADEKERAEHVMLVDLGRNDLGRVTEPGTVQVEQLMHVERFSHVMHLSSTVSGQLAPGETVLDALRSTFPAGTLSGAPKIRAMEIIAELEPEQRGVYGGAVGFAGHDGLADFAIALRTIVVADGTVHVQSGAGIVADSDARSEFRETLHKAGAMLTAVRRAEGEARR; this is encoded by the coding sequence ATGATCACTCATCTCACCGAAGAGGCCGCGGTCACCGCCGAGGCCGCTCGCGCCACTCTGCCCGACCGGGCCACCGCGGCCGAGCTGGGACGGACGTACGACGTCGTCCCGCTGCACCAGGAATTCCTGGCCGACGTGATGAGCCCCGTCACCGCCTACGCACAGCTCTGCGGCCCGGACGAGCCGGGCTTCCTGCTGGAGAGCGTGCCGGTGTCGGGCGGGGTCGCCCGGTACTCGTACGTGGGCCACCGGCCCGTCCTGCTCGACCTTCCCGACGGTGATCCGCTGAGCGCGCTCCGGCGACGGCTCGCCGCTTCGGAGGCCCCGGTGCCGGGGCTGCCGCCGTTCCACGGCGGGGTCGTCGGACATCTCGGCTACGAGTCGGCGTGCCACTTCGAGGCGCTGCCGGTGGCGGACGGGCCGTCCCCGGGGCTCCCGGAGTCCGCCTTCCTGGCCGTCGAGGACCTGGTCGTCTTCGACCACGCCACCCGACGGATCCTGCTGATCACACTCCATCGGCCGGCGCACGAGTCGTACGACGACGCCGTCGCCCGGCTCGGGGAGCTCAGCCGCCGGCTGCGCGCCACCGCGCCCTCCGCCGGATTCACCGGCCGCCCACTGGACCGCACCGGCGAAACCCCGGAGAGCGACACGGCGGGCTGGACGGCGAACCTGACGGAGCGGGAGTTCGCCGAGCGGGTCGAGCGGGCCCGCGCCTACATCGCGGCCGGCGACGCCTTCCAGATCGTGCTGTCCCGGCGGCTGAGCAGACCGCTGCGCGCCGCTCCGCTCGACCTGTACCGCCACCTGCGGGCCACCAACCCTTCGCCGTACATGTACCACCTGAGCCTGGGGGAGGGCCGGCACGTCATCGGCGCATCGCCCGAACTCCTGGTCAAGGCGGAGGGGCGGCGGGTGGAGACCCGGCCGCTGGCAGGGACCCGGCCGCGCCATCCGGATCCGGCGGCCGACGCGGAACTGGAGCGGGAACTGCTCGCGGACGAGAAGGAGCGCGCCGAGCACGTGATGCTGGTCGACCTCGGACGCAACGACCTCGGCCGGGTCACCGAGCCGGGCACCGTCCAGGTCGAGCAGCTGATGCACGTCGAGCGGTTCTCCCACGTGATGCATCTTTCGTCCACCGTCTCCGGACAACTGGCTCCTGGGGAGACGGTGTTGGACGCCCTGCGGTCCACCTTCCCCGCCGGGACCCTGTCGGGTGCCCCGAAGATCCGGGCGATGGAGATCATCGCGGAACTCGAACCTGAGCAGCGGGGCGTCTACGGCGGAGCCGTCGGCTTCGCCGGCCACGACGGCCTGGCCGACTTCGCCATCGCCCTGCGCACGATCGTCGTCGCCGACGGCACGGTGCACGTCCAGTCCGGTGCGGGCATCGTCGCCGACTCCGACGCCAGGTCCGAGTTCCGCGAGACCCTGCACAAGGCCGGGGCGATGCTCACCGCCGTACGCCGCGCCGAAGGGGAGGCGCGGAGATGA